One genomic region from Spiroplasma endosymbiont of Polydrusus cervinus encodes:
- a CDS encoding septation ring formation regulator EzrA, translating to MGNIINNPVKLTLFILFFICLLLLIITLVLWGKKRHLKTIKIKVLQKFDILKRLPLKHKLFRISEIARYNNRYAKNLIIWRTKYEIIYEKKLISCLEVFRKLDQTNKAATKKLPKVTTQKIIPLLRELTLLEAEARRLLDEINSQLQIELLQRDYILAHKKMFNSLLEDVVKLQMNVSLDTKKINDFEQNIERMFDEFEDYLTAGDFAKTEQILSNIITSLTIFIEILDNIPQIKTLLTKVVPNKLSLLKDKYVLFNKDESSRDLLKYGFDELAQNIDVTKILISKYIDNLQYKKATKKTIEIINQISDFDQNIEQQKAIISCFKTYYQVVMDYINKIERSFNAISRQIEALRSSSTLTAQEESIYREAMGKTKDLTHDTNRLVLEINRNGQDYVTFNQELVRLLENAVVTQEALENVVKIIEKRNFAETEIRRTIHLLEVVLLQAEVRLNQLQYKKLLAKYEKRIADYRESLEKIKRISFDVNNPSEVDEVMGKLSRLKTEVLKLFEKIKNNILLDLLSQETLVYTQKFILTNEDVDDHLRNAQIAYRDGDYDGSLFLALKIINGEQAKK from the coding sequence ATGGGTAATATTATTAATAATCCAGTTAAATTAACATTATTTATTCTGTTTTTTATCTGCCTTTTATTATTAATTATAACGCTAGTCTTGTGAGGGAAAAAGCGTCATTTAAAAACAATTAAAATTAAAGTTTTACAAAAGTTTGATATTTTAAAGCGGTTACCGTTAAAACATAAGCTTTTTCGGATTTCAGAAATTGCCCGTTATAATAATCGTTATGCAAAGAATCTTATTATATGACGAACAAAGTATGAAATTATTTATGAGAAAAAGTTAATAAGTTGTTTAGAAGTATTTCGAAAGTTAGATCAAACTAATAAAGCAGCAACAAAGAAATTGCCAAAGGTAACGACACAAAAAATTATTCCGTTATTGAGAGAATTAACGTTATTAGAAGCAGAAGCTCGTCGCTTATTAGATGAAATTAATAGTCAATTACAAATTGAATTATTACAACGAGATTATATTTTAGCGCATAAGAAAATGTTTAATTCATTATTAGAAGATGTGGTTAAATTGCAAATGAATGTTTCATTAGATACAAAAAAGATTAATGATTTTGAACAAAATATTGAAAGAATGTTTGATGAATTTGAGGATTATTTAACAGCGGGAGATTTTGCTAAAACAGAACAAATTTTATCAAATATTATTACTTCATTAACTATTTTTATTGAGATTTTAGATAACATTCCGCAAATTAAAACATTATTAACAAAAGTGGTTCCGAATAAACTTTCGTTATTAAAAGATAAATATGTTCTTTTTAATAAAGATGAAAGTAGTCGGGATTTGTTAAAGTATGGTTTTGATGAATTAGCACAGAATATCGATGTAACTAAAATTTTAATTTCAAAGTATATTGATAACTTGCAATATAAAAAAGCAACAAAAAAGACCATTGAGATTATTAATCAAATTAGTGATTTTGATCAAAATATTGAACAACAAAAAGCAATTATTTCGTGTTTTAAAACATACTACCAAGTTGTAATGGATTATATAAATAAAATTGAACGAAGTTTTAATGCAATTTCGCGTCAAATTGAAGCATTACGAAGTTCATCAACATTAACGGCACAAGAAGAAAGTATTTATCGTGAAGCAATGGGGAAAACAAAAGATTTAACCCATGATACTAACCGGTTAGTCTTAGAAATTAACCGAAATGGGCAGGATTATGTTACCTTTAACCAAGAATTAGTTCGCTTATTAGAAAATGCGGTTGTGACACAAGAAGCATTAGAAAATGTTGTTAAAATTATTGAAAAACGGAATTTTGCTGAAACAGAAATTCGTCGGACAATTCATTTACTAGAAGTAGTTTTATTACAAGCGGAAGTGCGGTTAAATCAATTACAATATAAAAAATTATTAGCAAAATATGAAAAACGAATTGCGGATTATCGAGAATCCCTGGAAAAAATTAAACGAATATCATTTGATGTTAATAATCCTAGTGAAGTGGATGAAGTAATGGGGAAACTAAGCCGTTTAAAAACCGAAGTTTTAAAATTATTTGAAAAAATCAAAAACAATATTTTATTAGATTTATTATCACAAGAAACATTAGTTTATACGCAGAAATTTATTTTAACAAATGAAGATGTTGATGATCATTTACGGAATGCGCAAATTGCTTATCGTGATGGTGATTATGATGGTTCATTATTTTTAGCATTAAAAATTATTAATGGTGAGCAAGCAAAAAAATAG
- the thiI gene encoding tRNA uracil 4-sulfurtransferase ThiI, producing the protein MNFDVILVRYGELTTKGKKRNDFTKVLVNNIKTKLIGYEKQYQIKKEFDRLFIELLDPNISVEIVEIVKNIFGSSSLSLAKKVSCDLPTIANCAIELVKYYQPTTFKLEVRRNDKTFPLTSTEIKQQLAPKILQQTNVKVDVHQPMLQIDVEVRRQFTYVFVNKIKTIGGLPVGISSRGVVMLSGGIDSPVAAFLTMKRGMNVEYLHFATPPHTSEQALQKVKTLVQKLNYYAGQQQQRLHVVNFSMLQHELMHIPDASYRITIMRRMFYRIANLLAKEWKCQAIITGESLGQVASQTIESINVINNVSTLPILRPVLCFDKNEIIDLAKQIDTYQTSILPFEDCCSLFVPKNPATKPKISQAEFQEKNLMWAEIIDVIIKKNIKTYLIGKDEIYEEN; encoded by the coding sequence ATGAATTTTGATGTAATATTAGTCCGTTACGGAGAGTTAACAACAAAAGGAAAAAAACGGAATGATTTTACTAAGGTTTTAGTTAATAATATTAAAACAAAATTAATTGGATATGAGAAACAATACCAAATTAAAAAAGAATTTGATCGCTTATTTATTGAGTTATTAGATCCAAATATTAGCGTGGAGATTGTTGAAATTGTGAAAAATATTTTTGGTTCATCGTCATTATCATTAGCCAAAAAAGTAAGTTGTGATTTACCAACAATTGCTAATTGTGCGATTGAATTAGTAAAGTATTATCAACCGACTACTTTTAAATTAGAAGTACGTCGAAATGATAAAACTTTCCCTCTTACTTCAACGGAAATTAAACAGCAATTAGCCCCAAAAATTTTGCAACAAACAAATGTTAAAGTTGATGTACATCAGCCAATGTTGCAAATTGATGTTGAAGTTCGCCGCCAATTTACTTATGTTTTTGTCAACAAAATTAAAACAATTGGGGGTTTACCAGTTGGAATATCTAGTCGTGGGGTTGTAATGTTATCAGGTGGAATTGATTCGCCAGTTGCGGCATTCTTAACAATGAAACGAGGAATGAATGTTGAATATTTACATTTTGCAACGCCACCTCATACGAGTGAACAAGCATTACAAAAAGTTAAAACTCTCGTGCAAAAGTTAAACTATTATGCTGGTCAACAGCAACAACGCTTGCATGTTGTTAATTTTTCAATGTTGCAACATGAACTAATGCATATTCCTGATGCTAGTTATCGAATTACAATTATGCGACGAATGTTCTATCGTATTGCTAATTTATTAGCAAAGGAATGAAAATGCCAAGCAATTATTACTGGTGAATCATTAGGACAAGTAGCTTCGCAAACAATTGAAAGTATTAATGTTATTAATAATGTTTCTACTTTACCAATTTTACGCCCAGTATTATGTTTTGATAAAAATGAAATTATTGATTTGGCAAAACAAATTGATACTTATCAAACATCAATTTTACCATTTGAAGACTGCTGTAGTTTATTTGTTCCGAAGAATCCGGCTACAAAACCAAAAATAAGTCAAGCAGAATTTCAGGAAAAAAATCTAATGTGAGCAGAAATAATTGATGTTATAATTAAGAAAAATATCAAGACATATTTGATTGGTAAGGACGAGATTTATGAAGAAAACTAG